Proteins found in one Micropterus dolomieu isolate WLL.071019.BEF.003 ecotype Adirondacks linkage group LG10, ASM2129224v1, whole genome shotgun sequence genomic segment:
- the kif25 gene encoding kinesin-like protein KIF25 isoform X1, which translates to MPLFINRDQIFAHQVHLLEHKLRSKEERILELETENAILHLRLAECLGKLRRDHEEETKALNHHQLQRNAQRTTRSALAKLLFEVQAVKQGLSEVFAVYLTFATELEEQSKQFLEKVEQASCSLNGHRGDEIQNLQTRVEVLERSVEEERERCRAERQRRKELHNTVVELRGNIRVHCRVRPVLPFDHIQSSSSGSRPLSSEEVVCAISDDTVMVNCIKPGVQVHNKMFEFERVHGPEDSQDAVFEEVKPLLTSLLDGYNVCIMAYGQTGSGKTYTMMGSQPLEEHSGTQRESQQGIIPKAAAELFRLISEKPTESHTVEVSVMEVYNNEVFDLLARDEKGNAASQRRDVITTSSGTSQVTALRNEPVCNASEVMQIISSVLKLRAHCPTLVHTDSSRSHVIVTLTISSKSPNAQALAARLQSAKNDMQHPTQKWWSPRCRRANPAACHSSDELFASPASSPCPSPSHSPCPSPRPSISQALFRTKLQLVDLAGSECVGMSGVSGAALWEVSCINRSLSALSDVLGALAEQRPHIPYRNSKLTHLLQDSIGGNAKLLVMLCVSPTQRFIAESLQSLGLGARARQVQKEVPRRKNNTLKIK; encoded by the exons ATGCCTCTTTTTATTAACCGGGAccaaatatttgcgcatcaggTGCACCTGCTGGAGCACAAACTGAGG AGTAAAGAGGAGCGAATACTGGAACTGGAGACAGAGAATGCTATTCTTCATTTAAGACTTGCCGAG TGTCTGGGGAAACTCCGTCGGGACCATGAAGAGGAGACCAAGGCCCTGAACCATCATCAGCTGCAGAGGAATGCACAGAGGACAACCCGGTCAGCCCTCGCCAAACTCCTGTTCGAGGTCCAG GCTGTGAAGCAGGGCTTGAGTGaagtttttgcagtgtatttGACTTTTGCCACTGAGCTGGAGGAGCAGAGCAAGCAGTTCCTGGAAAAAGTGGAGCAAGCCAGCTGTTCTCTAAATGGTCACCGTGGAGACGAGATTCAGA ATTTGCAAACTCGTGTCGAAGTTCTTGAGCGCtctgtggaggaggagagggagaggtgcagggcagagaggcagaggaggaaagaacTCCATAACACAGTTGTG GAGCTGAGAGGGAACATCAGGGTTCACTGCAGGGTGCGACCAGTTCTACCCTTTGACCATATCCAGTCCTCCAGCTCTGGATCACG ACCTTTGTCATCAGAAGAAGTGGTCTGTGCAATCAGCGAC gaCACAGTGATGGTGAATTGCATAAAACCAGGTGTGCAAGTGCACAACAAGATGTTTGAGTTTGAGAG AGTGCACGGACCAGAGGATTCACAGGATGCCGTGTTTGAGGAAGTAAAGCCGCTCCTCACATCCCTGCTGGACGG CTATAATGTGTGTATCATGGCGTACGGGCAGACAGGCAGTGGGAAGACTTACACCATGATGGGATCCCAGCCACTGGAGGAGCACTCAGGGACGCAGCGGGAGTCACAGCAGGGTATTATCCCGAAGGCTGCTGCTGAGCTCTTTCG GCTGATCTCTGAGAAGCCCACAGAAAGCCACACGGTGGAGGTGTCAGTGATGGAGGTGTACAACAACGAAGTGTTTGACCTTCTGGCCAGAGATGAGAAGGGCAACGCCGCCAGCCAGCGCCGGGACGTCATCACCACCTCCTCTGGTACCAGCCAGGTCACCGCCCTCAGAAACGA GCCTGTGTGTAATGCCTCTGAGGTGATGCAGATAATCAGCAGCGTTTTGAAACTCAGGGCTCACTGTCCCACCCTTGTCCACACCGACTCTTCACGCTCTCACGTCATTGTCACCCTCACCATTTCCTCCAAGAGCCCTAACGCACAGGCCCTGG CCGCCAGGCTACAGAGCGCCAAGAACGACATGCAGCACCCCACCCAGAAGTGGTGGAGTCCACGCTGCCGCCGTGCCAACCCTGCCGCCTGCCACTCATCCGATGAACTCTTTGCAAGCCCCGCCTCCTCTCCCTGCCCCTCGCCTTCTCATTCCCCATGTCCCTCCCCGAGGCCCAGCATCTCACAGGCTCTGTTCAGGACCAAGCTGCAGCTGGTGGACCTGGCGGGGAGCGAGTGTGTCG GTATGTCTGGAGTTTCTGGTGCAGCTCTGTGGGAGGTGTCCTGTATAAACCGCagtctctctgctctctctgatGTCCTGGGAGCTTTGGCTGAGCAGAGGCCACACATCCCCTACAGGAACAGCAAACTCACTCATCTGCTACAGGATTCCAtag GTGGCAACGCCAAGCTGCTGGTGATGCTGTGCGTCTCTCCCACGCAGCGCTTCATCGCTGAGTCTCTGCAGTCTCTGGGCCTTGGCGCGCGAGCCCGTCAGGTCCAGAAGGAGGTACCTCGTAGGAAGAATAACACCCTCAAAATTAAGTGA
- the kif25 gene encoding kinesin-like protein KIF25 isoform X2 encodes MVNCIKPGVQVHNKMFEFERVHGPEDSQDAVFEEVKPLLTSLLDGYNVCIMAYGQTGSGKTYTMMGSQPLEEHSGTQRESQQGIIPKAAAELFRLISEKPTESHTVEVSVMEVYNNEVFDLLARDEKGNAASQRRDVITTSSGTSQVTALRNEPVCNASEVMQIISSVLKLRAHCPTLVHTDSSRSHVIVTLTISSKSPNAQALAARLQSAKNDMQHPTQKWWSPRCRRANPAACHSSDELFASPASSPCPSPSHSPCPSPRPSISQALFRTKLQLVDLAGSECVGMSGVSGAALWEVSCINRSLSALSDVLGALAEQRPHIPYRNSKLTHLLQDSIGGNAKLLVMLCVSPTQRFIAESLQSLGLGARARQVQKEVPRRKNNTLKIK; translated from the exons ATGGTGAATTGCATAAAACCAGGTGTGCAAGTGCACAACAAGATGTTTGAGTTTGAGAG AGTGCACGGACCAGAGGATTCACAGGATGCCGTGTTTGAGGAAGTAAAGCCGCTCCTCACATCCCTGCTGGACGG CTATAATGTGTGTATCATGGCGTACGGGCAGACAGGCAGTGGGAAGACTTACACCATGATGGGATCCCAGCCACTGGAGGAGCACTCAGGGACGCAGCGGGAGTCACAGCAGGGTATTATCCCGAAGGCTGCTGCTGAGCTCTTTCG GCTGATCTCTGAGAAGCCCACAGAAAGCCACACGGTGGAGGTGTCAGTGATGGAGGTGTACAACAACGAAGTGTTTGACCTTCTGGCCAGAGATGAGAAGGGCAACGCCGCCAGCCAGCGCCGGGACGTCATCACCACCTCCTCTGGTACCAGCCAGGTCACCGCCCTCAGAAACGA GCCTGTGTGTAATGCCTCTGAGGTGATGCAGATAATCAGCAGCGTTTTGAAACTCAGGGCTCACTGTCCCACCCTTGTCCACACCGACTCTTCACGCTCTCACGTCATTGTCACCCTCACCATTTCCTCCAAGAGCCCTAACGCACAGGCCCTGG CCGCCAGGCTACAGAGCGCCAAGAACGACATGCAGCACCCCACCCAGAAGTGGTGGAGTCCACGCTGCCGCCGTGCCAACCCTGCCGCCTGCCACTCATCCGATGAACTCTTTGCAAGCCCCGCCTCCTCTCCCTGCCCCTCGCCTTCTCATTCCCCATGTCCCTCCCCGAGGCCCAGCATCTCACAGGCTCTGTTCAGGACCAAGCTGCAGCTGGTGGACCTGGCGGGGAGCGAGTGTGTCG GTATGTCTGGAGTTTCTGGTGCAGCTCTGTGGGAGGTGTCCTGTATAAACCGCagtctctctgctctctctgatGTCCTGGGAGCTTTGGCTGAGCAGAGGCCACACATCCCCTACAGGAACAGCAAACTCACTCATCTGCTACAGGATTCCAtag GTGGCAACGCCAAGCTGCTGGTGATGCTGTGCGTCTCTCCCACGCAGCGCTTCATCGCTGAGTCTCTGCAGTCTCTGGGCCTTGGCGCGCGAGCCCGTCAGGTCCAGAAGGAGGTACCTCGTAGGAAGAATAACACCCTCAAAATTAAGTGA